A part of Capsicum annuum cultivar UCD-10X-F1 chromosome 6, UCD10Xv1.1, whole genome shotgun sequence genomic DNA contains:
- the LOC107874270 gene encoding probable methyltransferase PMT22, with translation MDLNRILRPGGYFIWFAMPVYKKDEGDQNVWKVRVNLTEVMCWKIMARTYYKKDRVGLVIYQKSDSSSCYEKRKENKPPMYDQKYRLNSSWYTPLDSCLLPPSLSDYEWPAPWPQRLNIKPLSLLLEADAEEIFNEDTRHLAALVSDVYLRGLAINWSGVRNVIDMNAGYGG, from the exons ATGGACCTCAACAGGATTCTTAGGCCTGGGGGGTACTTTATATGGTTTGCAATGCCAGTTTATAAGAAGGATGAAGGAGATCAAAATGTCTGGAAAG TTAGGGTTAATCTGACTGAAGTAATGTGCTGGAAAATTATGGCAAGGACCTACTACAAAAAAGATAGAGTCGGACTAGTTATATATCAAAAATCAGATTCTTCTTCCTGCTATGAGAAGCGCAAAGAAAACAAACCCCCTATGTACGACCAAAAGTATAGGCTGAATAGTTCATG GTACACGCCACTAGACAGTTGTCTTCTACCTCCATCCTTGAGTGACTATGAGTGGCCTGCACCCTGGCCCCAGAGGCTTAACATAAAACCTTTAAGTTTATTGCTCGAAGCAGATGCTGAAGAAATATTCAATGAGGATACAAGACACTTGGCAGCATTGGTATCAGATGTGTACTTAAGAGGCCTTGCTATAAATTGGTCTGGTGTGAGAAATGTGATAGATATGAATGCAGGCTATGGAGG GTAA